Proteins encoded in a region of the Mycobacterium branderi genome:
- a CDS encoding Hsp20/alpha crystallin family protein: protein MALMRTDPFRDLDRWTQQVLGTAARPAVMPMDAWRDGDKFIVEFDLPGVNADSLDLDVERNVLTVRAERPALDQNREMVSAERPRGVFSRQLFLGENLDTDKIEANYHDGVLRLTIPVAEKAKPRRIEISHDGHQTAINA, encoded by the coding sequence ATGGCGCTGATGCGTACCGATCCGTTCCGTGACCTCGACCGGTGGACCCAGCAAGTGCTCGGGACCGCAGCCCGGCCGGCGGTCATGCCGATGGACGCCTGGCGAGACGGCGACAAGTTCATCGTCGAGTTCGACCTGCCTGGCGTGAACGCCGATTCGCTGGACCTGGACGTCGAGCGCAATGTGCTCACTGTCCGTGCCGAGCGGCCTGCGCTGGATCAAAACCGCGAAATGGTTTCCGCTGAACGTCCGCGCGGCGTATTCAGCCGGCAACTATTCCTCGGCGAAAACCTTGACACCGACAAGATCGAGGCCAACTACCACGACGGTGTCCTGCGGCTGACGATTCCAGTTGCTGAGAAGGCCAAGCCACGCCGCATCGAAATCAGCCACGACGGCCACCAGACGGCGATCAACGCCTGA
- a CDS encoding J domain-containing protein produces MDDPYSVLGVSPTATQAEITHAYRRQLRDYHPDRRSGEPNSGADERLRQILAAYALLRDPRRRAAYDRAHPVVRKRTTPTRIPVTRRRSRDDDEPPLRAGPVRWHR; encoded by the coding sequence ATGGATGATCCCTACTCGGTGCTCGGCGTATCGCCGACGGCGACTCAGGCCGAAATCACCCATGCCTATCGGCGCCAGTTGCGTGACTATCACCCCGACAGACGTTCGGGGGAGCCGAATTCCGGAGCGGACGAACGGCTACGCCAAATCCTGGCTGCCTACGCGCTGTTGCGCGATCCCCGTCGGCGCGCGGCCTATGACCGTGCCCATCCGGTTGTCCGCAAACGCACTACCCCGACCCGGATTCCGGTGACCCGCAGACGTTCTCGCGACGACGATGAGCCTCCGCTGCGGGCCGGTCCCGTCCGCTGGCACCGCTGA
- a CDS encoding MerR family transcriptional regulator: MTSDATPRSARGVYGISVASELSGIGPQTLRLYERWGLLTPSRTDGGTRRYSDDDLDRLKRISELVDQGINLAGVVQILNLEERNSQLESDNTQLRSDNAELKARRAAPGGNASRRGRRDTDHEERRGNRAGRRNTRS; this comes from the coding sequence TTGACCAGCGACGCAACACCGCGCTCTGCGCGGGGCGTCTACGGCATCTCGGTGGCATCCGAGTTGTCGGGCATTGGGCCGCAAACCTTGCGGCTCTATGAGCGTTGGGGACTGCTGACCCCGTCGCGCACCGACGGCGGCACCAGACGCTATAGCGATGACGACCTCGACCGGCTGAAGCGAATCAGCGAATTGGTCGACCAAGGGATAAACCTAGCCGGTGTCGTGCAGATCCTCAATCTGGAAGAGCGCAACTCCCAGCTAGAGTCCGACAACACTCAACTACGGTCCGACAACGCCGAACTCAAGGCTCGTCGCGCCGCGCCCGGCGGCAACGCATCGCGAAGGGGAAGGAGGGACACCGACCATGAAGAACGTCGAGGGAATCGTGCCGGTCGACGAAACACCCGAAGCTGA
- a CDS encoding AAA family ATPase has protein sequence MSRLGQVVVVTGPPGSGKSTVAEVLATSAQRPTVHMLTDTFYRWIRTGYIAPYLEEAAQQNEVVIGVIADAAARYAIGGYDVILDGIVGPWFLDKLHTVLRRHEIATSYVVLRPRLDVVLSRATGRGHDELTLPEPISQLHAQFSHLAKLERHVVDSSEQAVEQTVAQIRDGLARDDYLLPR, from the coding sequence ATGAGCCGGCTCGGGCAGGTGGTCGTTGTCACCGGCCCGCCCGGATCCGGAAAGTCCACGGTCGCAGAGGTTCTCGCCACATCGGCGCAGCGACCGACTGTGCACATGCTCACCGACACGTTCTACCGGTGGATCCGGACCGGTTACATCGCGCCCTACCTCGAGGAAGCGGCGCAGCAGAACGAAGTCGTGATCGGTGTCATCGCCGACGCGGCAGCCCGATATGCAATCGGAGGCTACGACGTCATTCTCGACGGGATTGTGGGCCCATGGTTTCTCGACAAGCTGCATACCGTCCTTCGACGGCATGAGATAGCGACGTCGTATGTGGTGCTGCGGCCTCGGCTGGACGTTGTGCTATCCCGGGCCACTGGTCGCGGCCATGACGAATTGACTCTGCCCGAACCCATTTCGCAGCTGCATGCACAATTCAGCCACCTCGCGAAGCTGGAGCGCCACGTCGTCGACTCGAGTGAGCAGGCCGTCGAGCAGACCGTGGCGCAGATCAGGGATGGCTTGGCGCGCGACGACTATTTACTCCCGCGTTGA